The Amycolatopsis jiangsuensis nucleotide sequence CAGGGCCTTGCCCAGCGGCGACTCCGGGGAGTACACGTCGAGCGTGCCCTCTGCGCCTTCCTCGCGGGTGGCGAGCAGGAACTTCTCCTCGTCGTCGTCCCCGTCGTACTTGACGGTGAGCACCTTGCCCGGACCGGCCGTGCCGTCGTCCTCGGGTGCCTCGCCGACCTTCGCGTTGCGCAGCAGTTCCTGGAGGTGCCGGATGCGGGCCTCGGCCTGGCCCTGCTCCTCGCGGGCCGCGTGGTAGCCGCCGTTCTCCTTGAGGTCGCCCTCTTCGCGGCTGTCGTTGATGCGTGCGGCGATGACCGGACGATTCTCGATCATTTCGTCGAGCTCGTGCTTGAGCCTGTCGTAGGCATCCTGGGTCAGCCAGGTCACCTTGGTGTCGCTCACGGTCACCATCTCCTCGTAGGGCCTGCCAGGCTTGGGTGTACAAGCCGGCCACCACGTGGGCCATCGGGGCTCACGTGGGTGGGATAAAGGAAAAACACGGCCCGCTCCGGGCCGTGCTGGTGTTCCAGCCTATCACGGCATGACTGGTCGACGCCGGTCGATTCCCACGCTGCGCGGACGCTCACCGCGCATTTCACCCCGTTGGCCGCTACGGGGTTGACAGATAACGTGGTATCGAATACGAGCAGCCGTACACGTCGGCGGTCACCGGTCGCCCGATGCTCTTCACCACCGTGCTCACCCTGCTGTGCCCGGCCCCGGCGGGGACCAGAACCTCCTTGCGGCCGCTTTCGGCTCCCGCGCGGTCGCGTACGCGCACGATGCACACGCCCGGCCGGTCCGGATCGTCGCGCGTGACGTTGATCGTGATCTGCATCGCGTTGCCGGGCCGCTCCTCGAAGGCCACCCGCTCGGCGTCGATCGAGGTCTGCCCCAGGTTGACGTAGGCGATCCAGGCGATGGCGCAGCTCACGACCACCGCGATCCCGCCGAACAGCCAGCCGCGCCCGCGCCGCGACGACCGGGGCCGGCGTGGGGTGCCGTACCGCTCCGCGAGCGGCGCCGGATCGGCGTCGCCCTCGGTGGTCACGGTCTCCCCGCTCTGCAAAATCCGGGCCTCCGGTCGGACTTGTCGTACCCCTGAGGACAATGGGTATCGCCGCAGCCGCGGCAGCACCGTCCGTACCGAGTATCCGTGATCCGCTCCGGAGACGTGGAGCCGGGGCGGCCAACCGCGGGACAGCCGGACACCACGGAATAAGAGCACAGGAAAGGGCCGTTCGGACGATGGTGGGAGCCGACGAGCTGACAGTAGAAGACCGCAAACCAGGACTGCGCCTGATGGCGGTGCACGCGCACCCCGACGACGAGTCGAGCAAGGGGGCCGCGACGATGGCCCGCTACGTCGCCGAGGGTCACCAGGTCATGGTCGTGACCTGCACCGGCGGCGAGGCGGGCAGCATCCTCAACCCGGCGATGGACCGGCCCGAGGTGCTGGCGAACATGACCGAGATCCGCCGCGAGGAGATGGCTCGCGCGGCGAAGATCCTGGGGGTACAGCACCGCTGGCTCGGGTTCGTCGACTCCGGCCTGCCCGAGGGCGACCCGCTCCCGCCGCTGCCCGAGGGCTGTTTCGCGCTGGCGCCGCTGGAGGAGTCCACCGAGGCGCTGGTGCGCGTCATTCGCGAGTTCCGCCCGCACGTGCTGACCACCTACGACGAGAACGGCGGGTACCCGCACCCTGACCACATCCGCACCCACGAGGTGTCGATGGCCGCCTTCGACGCGGCGGGCGACCCGGACCGGTTCCCGGACGCGGGTGAGCCGTGGCAGCCGCTCAAGCTCTACTACGGGCACGGGTTCTCCAAGCGCCGGATGGAGCTGTTCCACCAGGCGATGCTCGATGCCGGGGTGGAGTCGCCGTACGCCGAGTGGCTGGCGAAGTGGGATCCGGCCCGCCCGGACGTCATGGAGCGGGTGACCACACAGATCGAGTGCGGTGAATACTTCGAGGTGCGCGACGAGGCGCTCAAGGCGCACGCCACGCAGATCGATCCGGACAGCCGCTGGTTCTTCGTGCCGATCGACGTCCAGCGGAAGGTGTGGCCGACCGAGGAGTACGAGCTGAACCGCTCGCTGGTGGACAGCACGCTGCCGGAGGACGATCTGTTCGCAGGCATCAAGGAGAAGGTGAGTCCATGAGTTTCGGTGTGCCGGCCGTGGCGGTCGTCCCGCTCACGGCGTCGGCCCTGGTACTGGCCCAGCAGCCGGACAGCGGCGACAACGGCGGCCAGGGTGAGGACTTCGGCAAGTCCTCGCCGGTCGGCCTGCTCGTGCTGATCCTGTTCCTGATCGCGGTCGCGTTCCTGATCCGTTCGATGAGCAAGCACCTGAAGAAGGTGCCGGCCAGCTTCGAACCGGAGGAAGAGCCGGCCGCGGACAGCACCGGCGACAAGGCCGACGAGGCCGGGCAGTCCGGGGACGACGCCGGAGCGCGCGAGGCCGAGGCCGGCACACCGGCCGGGGAGGCGACAGCGGGCAAGAAGCCCGACTGACCGGGACCGCTCCCTCACTCGGACGTGTTCGCCCTTGCTCGCCGCGGCCCCTACGGTGGGAAGAGTGAGCAACCGACTGGCGGACGCGACCAGCCCCTACCTCCTGCAACACGCCGGCAACCCGGTCGACTGGCAGGAGTGGGGCACCG carries:
- the greA gene encoding transcription elongation factor GreA, encoding MVTVSDTKVTWLTQDAYDRLKHELDEMIENRPVIAARINDSREEGDLKENGGYHAAREEQGQAEARIRHLQELLRNAKVGEAPEDDGTAGPGKVLTVKYDGDDDEEKFLLATREEGAEGTLDVYSPESPLGKALLGAREGESREYELPNGKTMKVVLVKAVPYSES
- a CDS encoding DUF4307 domain-containing protein, with amino-acid sequence MQSGETVTTEGDADPAPLAERYGTPRRPRSSRRGRGWLFGGIAVVVSCAIAWIAYVNLGQTSIDAERVAFEERPGNAMQITINVTRDDPDRPGVCIVRVRDRAGAESGRKEVLVPAGAGHSRVSTVVKSIGRPVTADVYGCSYSIPRYLSTP
- the mca gene encoding mycothiol conjugate amidase Mca, with the translated sequence MVGADELTVEDRKPGLRLMAVHAHPDDESSKGAATMARYVAEGHQVMVVTCTGGEAGSILNPAMDRPEVLANMTEIRREEMARAAKILGVQHRWLGFVDSGLPEGDPLPPLPEGCFALAPLEESTEALVRVIREFRPHVLTTYDENGGYPHPDHIRTHEVSMAAFDAAGDPDRFPDAGEPWQPLKLYYGHGFSKRRMELFHQAMLDAGVESPYAEWLAKWDPARPDVMERVTTQIECGEYFEVRDEALKAHATQIDPDSRWFFVPIDVQRKVWPTEEYELNRSLVDSTLPEDDLFAGIKEKVSP